A genomic region of Lagopus muta isolate bLagMut1 chromosome 19, bLagMut1 primary, whole genome shotgun sequence contains the following coding sequences:
- the STKLD1 gene encoding serine/threonine kinase-like domain-containing protein STKLD1 isoform X1, with translation MEKYEVLQRLQPGALGTVLVAGLKGERSPEKRFVIKQVECTDEKQANEALKEAMGLLKLRHSNICAYKELFVTWDNEISSLFLCLVMQHSGQVDLSSLIKTKRQKPEKIADMVVLKFLGQMVDALFYIHKQNIFHRNLKPSNILVTGEASFKLCDFSTETLMTDEWKWKIRVEENCKCWMAPEAFSFSFSDKSDIWALGCILLDMMTCLVLNAEEITLLLQDIRRDTSHLERVLPLMQNEDNSPLPLFPILSMMLQIQPSMRPTAKDLIDVPFIGECLVVAGSSLIKRRNSLPSCIIDVFLKGGIGSILEFMQAFWDVEEAQARTMQHLARFVGDKSALPCLLAFTELIAFAMKSHIDSLKLQVDGCRLLLEILSQALEQDVVVILGEDVTNSLLETVRRHSEDEGFLSLICPLLMMISADEVAAENLRKAGLISDLLSILQNFIHNEQICHSSCAVLWSLAVSENSVDQVVLQSAVPVVTAVIQEHFQNGAVLKTACSVLWALSLQGFLTEGDYEPTTALLMDALRMNLEKPMLVNNTCLALASLLRLSEIAAFRFITDSKGNGINLIKDAYRFYCDDPEVVESICVLINEMAQYDDVTLEMVSQQMEELLSEIKSRFPSSVEILSLVDTALLKLQE, from the exons ATGGAGAAATACGAG GTTCTTCAGCGTCTGCAGCCCGGGGCGTTGGGCACCGTGCTGGTAGCGGGgctgaaaggagaaagaagccCGGAGAAGAGATTTGTAATAAAGCAG GTTGAATGCACTgatgaaaagcaagcaaatgaGGCGTTGAAGGAG GCAATGGGTTTGCTAAAACTTCGTCATTCAAACATCTGTGCTTACAAGGAATTGTTTGTGACTTGGGATAATGAG ATATCATCTCTATTCCTCTGTCTGGTAATGCAGCACTCAGGCCAAGTAGATCTTTCATCTCTGATCAAGACAAAAAGGCAGAAGCCAGAGAAAATAGCAGACATG GTGGTGCTGAAGTTTCTGGGACAGATGGTGGATGCTTTGTTTTATATacacaagcaaaatattttccacag AAATCTCAAGCCATCAAACATACTTGTGACTGGCGAAGCATCCTTCAAGCTTTGTGACTTCAGTACAGAAACACTTATGACCGatgaatggaaatggaaaataagagTAGAAGAAA ATTGCAAGTGTTGGATGGCTCCTGAAgcattcagtttttctttcagtgataaGTCTGACATCTGGGCTCTAGGGTGCATCCTGCTTGACATGATGACCTGCTTAGTTTTGAAT GCAGAAGAAATCACTTTGTTACTGCAGGATATAAGACGAGATACCAGCCATCTTGAAAGAGTTCTGCCCCTAATGCAAAATGAAGATAACAGTCCTTTGCCTTTATTCCCAATTTTATCCATGATGCTACAGATCCAGCCCAGCATGAGACCCACAGCAAA GGATCTGATCGATGTGCCGTTTATTGGGGAATGCCTGGTTGTTGCTGGTTCATCTTTAATAAAACGCAGGAATTCTTTGCCTTCTTGTATAATAGATGTGTTCCTTAAGGGGGGAATTGGAAGCATTCTAg aatTCATGCAGGCTTTCTGGGATGTAGAAGAAGCACAGGCTAGAACCATGCAGCACCTCGCCCGCTTTGTAGGAGATAAAAGTG ctctgccctgcctgctAGCATTCACTGAATTGATTGCTTTTGCCATGAAGAGTCATATAGATTCTCTCAAGTTACAAGTAGATGGTTGCAGATTATTGCTTGAAATTCTTAGTCAAG CTCTAGAGCAGGATGTGGTGGTGATTCTGGGAGAGGATGTGACCAACTCTCTGTTAGAGACGGTGAGAAGGCACTCTGAAGATGAAGGATTTCTTTCATTGATCTGCCCATTACTGATGATGATTTCAGCTGACG AGGTTGCTGCAGAAAATCTAAGGAAAGCTGGATTAATTTCAGATCTTCTGTCAATTTTACAAAACTTTATTCATAATGAGCAAATCTGCCACTCAAGCTGTGCAGTTCTCTGGAGCTTGGCTGTGAGTG AGAACAGTGTAGACCAAGTGGTGCTGCAAAGTGCTGTCCCCGTTGTCACTGCAGTCATTCAGGAGCACTTCCAGAACGGAGCAGTTCTGAAGACAGCTTGCTCGGTTTTGTGGGCACTGTCCCTGCAAG gtttCTTAACTGAGGGTGACTATGAGCCAACAACAGCGCTTCTGATGGATGCACTTAGGATGAACCTGGAAAAACCAATGCTGGTGAATAATACCTGCCTGGCATTAGCAAGCCTTCTCAGGCTATCTG AAATAGCAGCTTTCAGATTTATAACAGATTCAAAAGGCAATGGAATAAACCTGATCAAAGATGCCTACCGCTTCTACTGTGATGATCCAGAGGTGGTGGAAAGTATCTGCGTGCTGATTAATGAGATGGCTCAGTACG ATGACGTTACGCTGGAAATGGTGTCACAGCAGATGGAAGAGCTGCTGTCTGAAATCAAAAGCCGGTTTCCATCTAGCGTG GAGATTCTGAGCCTTGTGGATACGGCACTTCTGAAACTGCAGGAGTAA
- the REXO4 gene encoding RNA exonuclease 4 isoform X2 yields MAKADPEAAAGGKGRRRRARRGPGQHAGTAAQKGPKAAAVAALPRSPQEFSSNWKALQEILKQKASSSNEPLPSSQTYSKKQHPLKEGNSQQDPGTRDENTLKPKSTNKKDRGPAAHSPPSAKEKSKKAATDKNSKPKHTDKRAKSSDGSTPVAEPKPSRAEKNKNLNGTKSDGKGCKEKRKNGNVEKEKSDVKHKKRKAEDTAQQPKEADIWFDDVDPKDIEAAIGPEAAEVARRKLGLEPGQSKRSVEQVLVKEKSSGGLTRAVAMDCEMVGVGPNGEDSIVARVSIVNRFGKCIYDKYVKPTEEVTDYRTAVSGIRPEHLKTGEDFKTVQKEVADILNGRILVGHALHNDLKVLFLDHPKKKIRDTQKYKPFRQRVKSSRPSLKLLCNRLLDVQVQTSEHCSIQDAQAAMRLYTLEKKKWEAALKNKAKDKP; encoded by the exons ATGGCGAAGGCGGACCCCGAGGCGGCGGCCGGCGGGAAAGGCCGGAGGAGGAGAGCCCGGCGAGGCCCCGGGCAGCACGCGGGGACGGCCGCGCAGAAAGGCCCGAAGGCGGCGGCCGTGGCGGCGCTGCCCCGCAGCCCGCAGGAGTTCTCCTCCAACTGGAAGGCGCTGCAGGAG atactgaagcAGAAGGCAAGCAGCTCGAACGAGCCCCTCCCTTCATCTCAGACTTACTCCAAGAAGCAGCATCCACTCAAAGAGGGAAACAGCCAACAGGATCCAGGCACCAGGGATGAAAACACATTGAAACCCAAATCCACAAATAAAAAGGACAGGGGtcctgctgcacacagccctcCTTCAGCCAAGGAGAAATCTAAGAAGGCTGCAACTGACAAGAATTCCAAACCTAAGCATACAGATAAGAGGGCCAAGAGTTCTGATGGCAGCACTCCTGTGGCTGAGCccaaacccagcagagctgaaaagaaCAAGAATTTAAACGGCACCAAAAGCGATGGGAAGggctgcaaagagaaaaggaaaaatggcaaCGTTGAAAAGGAGAAGAGCGACGTGAAACATAAGAAGAGGAAAGCTGAAgatacagcacagcagcccaaAGA GGCTGACATCTGGTTTGATGATGTTGATCCAAAAGATATCGAAGCAGCAATAGGACCCGAAGCAGCAGAAGTTGCTAGAAGGAAACTGGGACTTGAACCAGGCCAGTCCAAACGGTCTGTGGAGCAGGTGCTGGTTAAAGAGAAGTCTTCTGGAGG TCTTACAAGAGCTGTAGCTATGGACTGTGAGATGGTGGGAGTGGGACCCAACGGCGAAGACAGCATCGTGGCTCGTGTGTCCATCGTGAACCGGTTTGGAAAGTGCATTTATGACAAGTATGTCAAGCCCACGGAGGAGGTGACAGATTACAGAACAGCCGTTAGCGGCATCCGGCCTGAGCATCTAAAGACAG GTGAAGATTTTAAAACGGTTCAGAAGGAGGTCGCTGATATCTTGAATGGAAGGATTTTAGTCGGGCACGCATTACACAATGACCTGAAG GTCCTATTTCTTGACCATCCTAAGAAGAAAATACGCGACACGCAGAAATACAAACCTTTCAGACAGAGAGTCAAG AGTTCACGGCCATCGTTGAAGCTGCTCTGCAATAGACTTCTAGACGTCCAAGTGCAGACATCAGAGCACTGCTCG attCAGGATGCACAAGCAGCTATGAGACTGTACAccttagagaaaaagaaatgggaagctGCTCTTAAGAACAAAGCTAAAGACAAACCATGA
- the SURF4 gene encoding surfeit locus protein 4, with protein MGQNDIMSTAEDFADQFLRVTKQYLPHVARLCLISTFLEDGIRMWFQWSEQRDYIDGTWNCGYFLASIFVFVNLFGQLSGCILVLSRNFVQYACFGLFGIIALQTIAYSILWDLKFLMRNLALGGGLLLLLAESRSEGKSMFAGVPTMRESSPKQYMQLGGRVLLVLMFMTLLHFDMNFFYILQNIVGTALIILVAIGFKTKLAALTLVIWLFGINIYFNAFWTIPAYKPMHDFLKYDFFQTMSVIGGLLLVVALGPGGVSMDEKKKEW; from the exons ATGGGTCAGAACGATATCATGAGCACCGCGGAGGACTTCGCGGATCAG TTCCTGAGGGTGACAAAGCAGTACCTCCCCCACGTGGCCCGCCTGTGCCTGATCAGCACCTTCCTGGAGGATGGCATCCGCATGTGGTTCCAGTGGAGCGAACAGAGGGATTACATTGATGGAACGTGGAACTGTGGCTATTTCCTGGCCTCCATCTTTGTGTTCGTAAATCTCTTCGGACAGCTGA GCGGCTGTATCCTGGTGCTGAGTAGGAACTTTGTGCAATATGCCTGCTTTGGACTGTTTGGAATTATAGCATTACAG ACTATTGCATACAGCATTCTATGGGACCTGAAGTTCTTGATGAG GAACCTTGCCCTGGGGGGaggcttgctgctgcttttggctGAGTCACGCTCAGAGGGGAAGAGCATGTTTGCTGGTGTCCCCACTATGCGGGAGAGCTCTCCTAAGCAGTACATGCAGCTTGGGGGCCGTGTGCTGCTGGTCCTCATGTTCATGACACTGCTGCATTTTGATATGAACTTCTTTTAT ATCCTGCAAAACAttgtgggcacagccctgatcATCTTGGTGGCAATTGGCTTCAAGACGAAGCTGGCTGCCTTGACTCTAGTCATCTGGCTTTTTGGCATCAACATCTACTTCAATGCCTTCTGGACCATCCCAGCCTACAAGCCCATGCACGACTTCCTCAAATATGATTTCTTCCAGACCATGTCTGTAATTGGAGGGCTCCTCCTTGTGGTTGCACTGGGTCCTGGTGGAGTCTCCATggatgagaagaagaaagagtgGTAA
- the STKLD1 gene encoding serine/threonine kinase-like domain-containing protein STKLD1 isoform X2, whose amino-acid sequence MGLLKLRHSNICAYKELFVTWDNEISSLFLCLVMQHSGQVDLSSLIKTKRQKPEKIADMVVLKFLGQMVDALFYIHKQNIFHRNLKPSNILVTGEASFKLCDFSTETLMTDEWKWKIRVEENCKCWMAPEAFSFSFSDKSDIWALGCILLDMMTCLVLNAEEITLLLQDIRRDTSHLERVLPLMQNEDNSPLPLFPILSMMLQIQPSMRPTAKDLIDVPFIGECLVVAGSSLIKRRNSLPSCIIDVFLKGGIGSILEFMQAFWDVEEAQARTMQHLARFVGDKSALPCLLAFTELIAFAMKSHIDSLKLQVDGCRLLLEILSQALEQDVVVILGEDVTNSLLETVRRHSEDEGFLSLICPLLMMISADEVAAENLRKAGLISDLLSILQNFIHNEQICHSSCAVLWSLAVSENSVDQVVLQSAVPVVTAVIQEHFQNGAVLKTACSVLWALSLQGFLTEGDYEPTTALLMDALRMNLEKPMLVNNTCLALASLLRLSEIAAFRFITDSKGNGINLIKDAYRFYCDDPEVVESICVLINEMAQYDDVTLEMVSQQMEELLSEIKSRFPSSVEILSLVDTALLKLQE is encoded by the exons ATGGGTTTGCTAAAACTTCGTCATTCAAACATCTGTGCTTACAAGGAATTGTTTGTGACTTGGGATAATGAG ATATCATCTCTATTCCTCTGTCTGGTAATGCAGCACTCAGGCCAAGTAGATCTTTCATCTCTGATCAAGACAAAAAGGCAGAAGCCAGAGAAAATAGCAGACATG GTGGTGCTGAAGTTTCTGGGACAGATGGTGGATGCTTTGTTTTATATacacaagcaaaatattttccacag AAATCTCAAGCCATCAAACATACTTGTGACTGGCGAAGCATCCTTCAAGCTTTGTGACTTCAGTACAGAAACACTTATGACCGatgaatggaaatggaaaataagagTAGAAGAAA ATTGCAAGTGTTGGATGGCTCCTGAAgcattcagtttttctttcagtgataaGTCTGACATCTGGGCTCTAGGGTGCATCCTGCTTGACATGATGACCTGCTTAGTTTTGAAT GCAGAAGAAATCACTTTGTTACTGCAGGATATAAGACGAGATACCAGCCATCTTGAAAGAGTTCTGCCCCTAATGCAAAATGAAGATAACAGTCCTTTGCCTTTATTCCCAATTTTATCCATGATGCTACAGATCCAGCCCAGCATGAGACCCACAGCAAA GGATCTGATCGATGTGCCGTTTATTGGGGAATGCCTGGTTGTTGCTGGTTCATCTTTAATAAAACGCAGGAATTCTTTGCCTTCTTGTATAATAGATGTGTTCCTTAAGGGGGGAATTGGAAGCATTCTAg aatTCATGCAGGCTTTCTGGGATGTAGAAGAAGCACAGGCTAGAACCATGCAGCACCTCGCCCGCTTTGTAGGAGATAAAAGTG ctctgccctgcctgctAGCATTCACTGAATTGATTGCTTTTGCCATGAAGAGTCATATAGATTCTCTCAAGTTACAAGTAGATGGTTGCAGATTATTGCTTGAAATTCTTAGTCAAG CTCTAGAGCAGGATGTGGTGGTGATTCTGGGAGAGGATGTGACCAACTCTCTGTTAGAGACGGTGAGAAGGCACTCTGAAGATGAAGGATTTCTTTCATTGATCTGCCCATTACTGATGATGATTTCAGCTGACG AGGTTGCTGCAGAAAATCTAAGGAAAGCTGGATTAATTTCAGATCTTCTGTCAATTTTACAAAACTTTATTCATAATGAGCAAATCTGCCACTCAAGCTGTGCAGTTCTCTGGAGCTTGGCTGTGAGTG AGAACAGTGTAGACCAAGTGGTGCTGCAAAGTGCTGTCCCCGTTGTCACTGCAGTCATTCAGGAGCACTTCCAGAACGGAGCAGTTCTGAAGACAGCTTGCTCGGTTTTGTGGGCACTGTCCCTGCAAG gtttCTTAACTGAGGGTGACTATGAGCCAACAACAGCGCTTCTGATGGATGCACTTAGGATGAACCTGGAAAAACCAATGCTGGTGAATAATACCTGCCTGGCATTAGCAAGCCTTCTCAGGCTATCTG AAATAGCAGCTTTCAGATTTATAACAGATTCAAAAGGCAATGGAATAAACCTGATCAAAGATGCCTACCGCTTCTACTGTGATGATCCAGAGGTGGTGGAAAGTATCTGCGTGCTGATTAATGAGATGGCTCAGTACG ATGACGTTACGCTGGAAATGGTGTCACAGCAGATGGAAGAGCTGCTGTCTGAAATCAAAAGCCGGTTTCCATCTAGCGTG GAGATTCTGAGCCTTGTGGATACGGCACTTCTGAAACTGCAGGAGTAA
- the REXO4 gene encoding RNA exonuclease 4 isoform X1, whose product MAKADPEAAAGGKGRRRRARRGPGQHAGTAAQKGPKAAAVAALPRSPQEFSSNWKALQEILKQKASSSNEPLPSSQTYSKKQHPLKEGNSQQDPGTRDENTLKPKSTNKKDRGPAAHSPPSAKEKSKKAATDKNSKPKHTDKRAKSSDGSTPVAEPKPSRAEKNKNLNGTKSDGKGCKEKRKNGNVEKEKSDVKHKKRKAEDTAQQPKEADIWFDDVDPKDIEAAIGPEAAEVARRKLGLEPGQSKRSVEQVLVKEKSSGGLTRAVAMDCEMVGVGPNGEDSIVARVSIVNRFGKCIYDKYVKPTEEVTDYRTAVSGIRPEHLKTGEDFKTVQKEVADILNGRILVGHALHNDLKVLFLDHPKKKIRDTQKYKPFRQRVKSSRPSLKLLCNRLLDVQVQTSEHCSIPREKSNVKVPVAYIKSSILHCCAVMNRVEINASGVRAYSQQFYPLIY is encoded by the exons ATGGCGAAGGCGGACCCCGAGGCGGCGGCCGGCGGGAAAGGCCGGAGGAGGAGAGCCCGGCGAGGCCCCGGGCAGCACGCGGGGACGGCCGCGCAGAAAGGCCCGAAGGCGGCGGCCGTGGCGGCGCTGCCCCGCAGCCCGCAGGAGTTCTCCTCCAACTGGAAGGCGCTGCAGGAG atactgaagcAGAAGGCAAGCAGCTCGAACGAGCCCCTCCCTTCATCTCAGACTTACTCCAAGAAGCAGCATCCACTCAAAGAGGGAAACAGCCAACAGGATCCAGGCACCAGGGATGAAAACACATTGAAACCCAAATCCACAAATAAAAAGGACAGGGGtcctgctgcacacagccctcCTTCAGCCAAGGAGAAATCTAAGAAGGCTGCAACTGACAAGAATTCCAAACCTAAGCATACAGATAAGAGGGCCAAGAGTTCTGATGGCAGCACTCCTGTGGCTGAGCccaaacccagcagagctgaaaagaaCAAGAATTTAAACGGCACCAAAAGCGATGGGAAGggctgcaaagagaaaaggaaaaatggcaaCGTTGAAAAGGAGAAGAGCGACGTGAAACATAAGAAGAGGAAAGCTGAAgatacagcacagcagcccaaAGA GGCTGACATCTGGTTTGATGATGTTGATCCAAAAGATATCGAAGCAGCAATAGGACCCGAAGCAGCAGAAGTTGCTAGAAGGAAACTGGGACTTGAACCAGGCCAGTCCAAACGGTCTGTGGAGCAGGTGCTGGTTAAAGAGAAGTCTTCTGGAGG TCTTACAAGAGCTGTAGCTATGGACTGTGAGATGGTGGGAGTGGGACCCAACGGCGAAGACAGCATCGTGGCTCGTGTGTCCATCGTGAACCGGTTTGGAAAGTGCATTTATGACAAGTATGTCAAGCCCACGGAGGAGGTGACAGATTACAGAACAGCCGTTAGCGGCATCCGGCCTGAGCATCTAAAGACAG GTGAAGATTTTAAAACGGTTCAGAAGGAGGTCGCTGATATCTTGAATGGAAGGATTTTAGTCGGGCACGCATTACACAATGACCTGAAG GTCCTATTTCTTGACCATCCTAAGAAGAAAATACGCGACACGCAGAAATACAAACCTTTCAGACAGAGAGTCAAG AGTTCACGGCCATCGTTGAAGCTGCTCTGCAATAGACTTCTAGACGTCCAAGTGCAGACATCAGAGCACTGCTCG ATCCCCAGGGAGAAAAGTAATGTCAAAGTTCCAGTTGCTTACATTAAAAGCAGCATACTGCACTGTTGTGCCGTGATGAATAGGgtagaaataaatgcatcagGAGTGAGAGCCTACTCTCAGCAGTTCTATCCTCTTATCTACTGA